The following are encoded in a window of Cydia splendana chromosome 6, ilCydSple1.2, whole genome shotgun sequence genomic DNA:
- the LOC134791392 gene encoding DNA-directed RNA polymerase I subunit RPA43 has product MSTIIKFNLKELRKLANDKNSCVVEKKVTQNLALQPWCLSNLQESIKNLLDYKIGKFDKELNGILLSYKNLRVLTNVGAIRNDGSDIMFQVQADYFIFQPYVGATLKGLVNKKSNTHLGILVHRVFNVVIPRPTEEPGNEWIGSVVQEGQVVLFRVVVLDLYGALPYIRGELDARWVKLGPDEDDEMFETNQVEPVTVDYVNFDKIKPFYQKQSGDGKQSPTRSLPKLDKASPVSKNQSKSTAQVSKEKNGVIGSTSKKNIKKLSKTSDCDATSSALRPSKKQKRES; this is encoded by the exons ATGTCAACTATTATAAAATTCAACCTTAAGGAATTAAGAAAATTAGCCAATGATAAGAACTCCTGTGTTGTGGAAAAAaaagttacacaaaaccttGCACTGCAGCCTTGGTGTCTTAGTAATCTCCAGGAATCAATAAAAAACCTGTTGGATTACAAAATCGGGAAGTTCGATAAAGA GTTAAACGGCATTTTACTTAGCTACAAAAATTTAAGAGTATTAACCAATGTGGGCGCAATACGCAACGATGGCTCAGACATTATGTTTCAAGTACAAGCGGACTACTTCATATTTCAACCATATGTGGGTGCCACCTTAAAAGGACTGGTAAACAAAAAGAGCAATACCCATCTAGGCATTCTTGTACATCG TGTATTCAATGTGGTGATTCCCCGGCCAACTGAGGAGCCTGGCAATGAATGGATCGGATCAGTAGTCCAAGAGGGACAAGTTGTGTTGTTCCGAGTGGTTGTATTGGATCTCTATGGAGCTTTGCCATACATTAGGGGAGAACTAGATGCAAG GTGGGTCAAACTTGGTCCAGATGAAGATGATGAGATGTTTGAAACAAATCAAGTGGAACCAGTAACTGTGGACTATGTAAACTTTGATAAAATTAAACCATTCTATCAGAAACAAAGTGGAGATGGCAAACAGTCACCAACAAGGAGCCTGCCAAAGCTTGACAAAGCAAGTCCTGTAAGCAAAAACCAGTCTAAAAGTACAGCTCAAGTATCTAAAGAAAAAAATGGTGTAATTGGCAGTACATCAAAAAAGAACATAAAGAAACTGAGCAAAACATCAGACTGTGATGCAACCAGTTCTGCTCTAAGaccatcaaaaaaacaaaagcgaGAATCTTGA
- the LOC134791394 gene encoding small ribosomal subunit protein uS7m: protein MNNVTNKLLLINKFVTHSPCLLRGSSVLQNRSYSRPTSFPDYFQNPIFRKEDQARLIESGEFAKITSAPVKPPGSHETSSVYHDPLVNKVINHVMEMGKKKLARSLVEQAFENIKRMQIERYHLATTPEAKAKIELSPKAILYKAIENAKPLLLLSPIKRGGITYQVPGPITEKRSLFLAIKWLLEATNEKERTVHFPQAFAWELLDAANNTGKVVKRKQDLHRQCEANRAYAHYRWQ, encoded by the exons aTGAATAACGTAACCAACAAGttattgttaataaataaattcgtGACACATTCACCCTGTTTGCTGCG AGGGAGCTCCGTGCTTCAAAACCGAAGTTATTCTCGGCCAACAAGTTTCCCAGACTACTTCCAGAATCCCATATTTAGGAAGGAAGATCAGGCAAGGCTTATAGAGAGTGGGGAGTTTGCCAAAATCACTTCAGCGCCTGTGAAACCACCAGGATCGCATGAAACCTCATCTGTTTACCATGATCCACTAGTCAA CAAAGTTATTAATCATGTAATGGAAATGGGCAAGAAGAAGCTGGCTCGCAGTCTAGTTGAACAAGCCTTTGAAAATATAAAGAGGATGCAAATTGAAAGATACCACCTGGCTACCACACCTGAAGCAAAAGCCAAAATTGAGTTGAGTCCAAAAGCAATCTTATACAAAGCCATTGAAAATGCAAAGCCATTGTTGTTACTGTCACCAATCAAGAGAGGAGGCATTACTTATCAG GTTCCCGGTCCCATCACAGAGAAGAGATCCCTGTTCCTAGCAATAAAATGGCTGCTCGAAGCCACTAATGAGAAAGAGAGAACAGTTCACTTCCCCCAGGCATTTGCTTGGGAGTTGCTGGACGCTGCAAACAACACAGGCAAGGTGGTGAAGAGAAAACAAGACTTGCACCGGCAGTGTGAGGCCAACCGCGCGTACGCTCACTACAGGTGGCAGTGA